One stretch of Pseudomonas azotoformans DNA includes these proteins:
- a CDS encoding DotU family type VI secretion system protein, whose amino-acid sequence MHPNDDDRTQFMPRPGGRAPEPVRAEPSPLAMPAAPMLTGKSHGLNPLESAAGPLLALLTRLRNTIAHPAPASLRAQLLAYLRQFEERAEAAGIARNEVLLARYALCTALDEAVLSTPWGSTSDWGKQSLLITVHNEAWGGEKVFQLLDHCLQSPRERLYLLELLYLCMCLGFEGRYRVMNDGRSQLETLRERTAAAIRSARGEHERELSPHWRGVTVARDRLAQFMPPWIAVAIGLALLLALLFGLRMKLASDAEPVFKNIHALGEIPVQAIDRPVAQPKVIERPRLAGFLVEDIKAGRVAVEDAVDRSVVTIRGDELFASASSSIVDDYQPLMLRIADAIRKVKGQVRVTGHSDNRPIATLRFPSNWALSEARAKSVLEILAAKTGQAERFSAEGRSDTEPVATNATAEGRARNRRVEITVLAEGVE is encoded by the coding sequence ATGCATCCCAATGATGATGACCGCACCCAGTTCATGCCGCGTCCGGGTGGCCGGGCGCCGGAACCTGTGCGTGCCGAACCTTCGCCGCTGGCCATGCCGGCCGCACCGATGCTCACCGGCAAGAGCCACGGCCTCAACCCGCTGGAAAGCGCCGCCGGCCCTTTGCTGGCGCTGCTGACGCGCCTGCGCAACACCATCGCCCACCCGGCGCCCGCCAGCCTGCGCGCACAGTTGTTGGCCTACCTGCGCCAGTTCGAAGAGCGTGCCGAAGCCGCTGGCATCGCCCGTAACGAAGTGCTGCTGGCGCGTTACGCGCTGTGCACTGCGCTGGATGAGGCGGTGTTGAGCACCCCCTGGGGCAGCACCAGTGACTGGGGCAAGCAGAGCCTGCTGATCACCGTGCACAACGAAGCCTGGGGCGGCGAAAAGGTCTTCCAACTGTTGGACCACTGCCTGCAAAGCCCACGGGAACGTCTGTATCTGCTGGAGCTGTTGTACTTGTGCATGTGCCTGGGGTTCGAAGGCCGCTACCGCGTGATGAACGACGGTCGCAGCCAGCTGGAGACCCTGCGCGAGCGCACTGCTGCAGCCATTCGCAGTGCGCGTGGCGAGCATGAGCGTGAGCTGTCGCCGCACTGGCGCGGCGTGACCGTGGCCCGCGATCGCCTGGCGCAATTCATGCCGCCGTGGATCGCCGTGGCCATCGGCTTGGCGTTGTTGCTGGCGTTGCTGTTTGGCTTGCGCATGAAGCTGGCGTCGGATGCCGAGCCGGTGTTCAAGAATATCCATGCGCTGGGCGAGATCCCGGTGCAGGCCATCGACCGTCCGGTGGCGCAGCCCAAAGTCATCGAGCGCCCGCGCCTGGCTGGCTTCCTGGTGGAAGACATCAAGGCCGGCCGCGTGGCGGTGGAAGATGCGGTCGACCGCTCCGTGGTGACCATTCGCGGCGACGAGCTGTTCGCCTCCGCCAGTTCCAGCATCGTCGATGACTACCAGCCGCTGATGCTGCGCATCGCCGACGCCATCCGCAAGGTCAAGGGCCAGGTGCGGGTGACCGGGCACAGCGACAACCGCCCGATTGCCACGTTGCGCTTCCCGTCCAACTGGGCGCTGTCCGAAGCGCGGGCCAAGTCGGTGCTGGAGATCCTGGCGGCCAAGACCGGCCAGGCCGAGCGCTTCAGTGCCGAAGGGCGCAGCGACACCGAGCCGGTGGCGACCAACGCCACCGCCGAAGGCCGTGCCCGCAATCGTCGGGTTGAAATCACCGTATTGGCGGAGGGCGTCGAGTGA
- the tssK gene encoding type VI secretion system baseplate subunit TssK, whose product MSWNNRVVWSEGMFIGTQHFQQHDRYLENLIDARSRPLSAGAWGFSELLIDQGLLAQGKLAIVSARGLLPDGTPFNIPQDDLAPSPLNIDDNLRDGLVYLALPLKRAGARDTVDAGEALEAARYVSQVREVRDDNAPFENRAPVAVGSRALRLLTAQDGISDYAAVGLVRIKEKRADRALVLDDTYIPPVLDVAASKPLSAFRSELLGLLHQRGEALAGRVVASGAGGASEIADFMLLQLVNRAQPLVQHLSQLSPLHPERFFSELVSLAGEFSTFSTSGRRPQEYPQYQHDDLALSFAPVMAALREALSMLIDSKATPIPIVEKAYGVHVAMLADKTLLDNASFILVVRADVPGETLRARFGQQSKVGSVEHIRDLVNLQLPGIGLLPLPVAPRQLPYHAGSTYYELDRGSEHWQQLGNSGGFAFHIAGQFPGLNLAFWAIRG is encoded by the coding sequence ATGTCCTGGAACAATCGCGTGGTCTGGTCGGAAGGCATGTTCATCGGAACGCAGCACTTCCAGCAGCATGACCGTTACCTGGAAAACCTGATCGATGCCCGCAGCCGCCCGTTGTCCGCAGGCGCCTGGGGGTTTTCCGAGCTGCTGATCGACCAGGGCCTGCTGGCCCAGGGCAAGCTGGCGATCGTATCGGCGCGTGGCCTGTTGCCCGACGGTACGCCGTTCAATATCCCCCAGGATGACCTGGCACCAAGCCCGCTGAACATCGACGACAACCTGCGCGACGGCCTGGTGTACCTGGCATTGCCGCTCAAGCGCGCCGGTGCCCGCGATACCGTGGATGCAGGCGAAGCCCTGGAAGCCGCGCGTTATGTGAGCCAGGTGCGCGAAGTGCGTGACGACAACGCCCCCTTCGAAAACCGCGCGCCGGTAGCCGTGGGCTCCCGCGCCCTGCGCCTGCTCACCGCCCAGGATGGCATCAGCGATTACGCCGCCGTAGGCCTGGTGCGCATCAAGGAAAAACGTGCCGACCGTGCACTGGTGCTCGACGACACCTACATCCCGCCGGTACTGGATGTGGCCGCGAGCAAACCGCTCAGCGCCTTTCGCAGCGAATTGCTCGGCCTGCTGCACCAGCGCGGCGAAGCCCTGGCGGGGCGGGTGGTGGCATCGGGCGCCGGTGGCGCGTCGGAGATTGCCGACTTCATGCTGCTGCAACTGGTCAACCGCGCCCAACCACTGGTCCAGCATTTGAGCCAGTTGAGCCCTTTGCACCCGGAGCGCTTCTTCAGCGAATTGGTCAGCCTGGCCGGTGAGTTCTCGACTTTCTCCACCTCCGGCCGTCGCCCCCAGGAATACCCGCAATACCAGCACGACGACCTGGCCCTGAGCTTCGCTCCGGTGATGGCGGCATTGCGTGAAGCGCTGTCGATGCTGATCGACAGCAAGGCCACGCCAATCCCAATTGTCGAAAAAGCCTATGGCGTGCACGTGGCTATGCTGGCCGACAAGACTCTGCTCGACAACGCCAGTTTCATCCTGGTGGTGCGCGCCGATGTGCCCGGCGAAACCCTGCGCGCACGCTTCGGCCAGCAGAGCAAAGTCGGCTCGGTGGAGCACATCCGCGACCTGGTCAACCTGCAACTGCCGGGGATTGGACTGTTGCCTCTGCCGGTGGCGCCTCGCCAACTGCCGTACCACGCAGGCTCGACGTATTACGAGCTCGATCGCGGCAGCGAGCATTGGCAACAGCTGGGCAATTCCGGCGGTTTTGCCTTCCATATCGCCGGGCAGTTCCCGGGCTTGAACCTGGCCTTCTGGGCGATCCGAGGATAA
- the tssJ gene encoding type VI secretion system lipoprotein TssJ, with protein sequence MIPRFLLAVATVFLLTACAKDAAKPETAAEAEVDTAAVELHFHAISGLNPGANGQAAPVRVRIFELKNAATFARSDYFALADRAQSTLGLDLLDQDEVMVQPGEQLSIQRDLDPSTRQIGLLVGYRELDRAQWRTVLNVPARQYTEYQISLDVRAVRADVVATPSSPAQ encoded by the coding sequence ATGATTCCCAGGTTTTTACTCGCAGTCGCCACCGTGTTTCTGCTGACGGCGTGTGCCAAAGACGCCGCCAAACCCGAAACAGCCGCCGAGGCCGAAGTGGATACGGCCGCCGTCGAGCTGCACTTTCATGCGATCAGCGGGCTTAACCCCGGCGCCAATGGCCAGGCCGCCCCGGTGCGGGTGCGCATCTTCGAACTGAAAAACGCCGCCACCTTCGCCCGCTCCGATTACTTCGCCCTGGCCGACCGTGCGCAATCCACACTGGGCCTGGACCTGCTGGACCAGGACGAAGTGATGGTGCAACCCGGCGAGCAACTGAGCATCCAGCGCGACCTCGACCCGTCCACGCGCCAGATCGGCTTGCTGGTGGGCTATCGCGAGTTGGACCGTGCGCAATGGCGCACGGTGCTCAACGTGCCGGCGCGCCAATACACCGAATACCAGATCAGCCTCGATGTGCGTGCCGTGCGCGCCGACGTCGTGGCCACCCCATCCAGCCCTGCCCAATAA
- the tssA gene encoding type VI secretion system protein TssA, whose amino-acid sequence MDVPLLLTAVSATSPCGEDMEYDAQFLQLERDAKGQPERSMGDSILPAEPPEWRSIQQQSLDLLARSKDLRITHFLLQSALALQGVAGLAEALTLIDALLRDYWPDLHPRLDADDDNDPTVRINALTGLTCDTTIRLLRESILTRSRTFGPVSLRAALNASGLLSFPDEQLGAQQLNAAFLDSDPEQLQATRDALIAARAACEAIERQVNDQVGSAQGVDLSALKQPLKQALQILNQAVPGAAGSSEPEAVSDDNAPSADFAAAPAAPRPVGDIASRDDVLRSLDKILAYYTRHEPSSPLPVLLNRAKNLVHADFAAIVRNLIPDGMSQFENLRGPDGE is encoded by the coding sequence GTGGATGTGCCGTTGCTGCTCACCGCCGTTTCCGCGACTTCGCCCTGTGGCGAAGACATGGAATATGACGCGCAATTTCTGCAATTGGAGCGTGATGCCAAGGGCCAACCCGAGCGCAGCATGGGCGACTCGATCCTGCCCGCTGAACCGCCGGAATGGCGCAGCATCCAGCAGCAAAGCCTCGACTTGCTCGCGCGCAGCAAAGACTTGCGCATCACCCATTTCCTGCTGCAAAGCGCCCTCGCCCTCCAAGGCGTGGCCGGCCTGGCCGAAGCGCTGACGCTGATCGATGCGCTGCTGCGTGATTACTGGCCCGACCTGCACCCACGCCTGGACGCCGACGACGATAACGACCCCACCGTACGTATCAACGCCCTCACCGGCCTGACCTGCGACACCACCATCCGCCTGCTGCGCGAAAGCATCCTCACGCGCTCGCGCACCTTTGGCCCCGTGAGCCTGCGCGCGGCACTCAACGCCAGCGGCCTGCTGAGCTTCCCCGATGAGCAACTCGGCGCCCAACAACTCAACGCCGCGTTCCTCGACAGCGACCCCGAGCAGCTACAGGCCACCCGCGACGCCCTGATTGCGGCGCGTGCGGCGTGTGAAGCCATCGAACGGCAGGTCAACGATCAGGTCGGTTCGGCCCAAGGCGTGGACCTCAGTGCCTTGAAGCAACCGCTCAAACAAGCGTTGCAGATCCTCAATCAAGCGGTGCCCGGCGCCGCCGGCAGCAGCGAACCCGAGGCCGTCAGTGACGACAATGCCCCCTCGGCCGACTTTGCCGCCGCCCCCGCAGCACCGCGTCCCGTTGGCGATATCGCCAGCCGCGACGATGTGTTGCGCAGCCTCGACAAGATCCTTGCGTACTACACCCGGCACGAGCCTTCGAGCCCGCTGCCGGTACTGTTGAACCGGGCGAAGAATCTGGTGCACGCCGACTTTGCGGCCATCGTGCGCAATCTGATTCCCGACGGCATGTCCCAATTTGAAAACCTGCGCGGGCCGGACGGCGAGTAA
- the tssB gene encoding type VI secretion system contractile sheath small subunit, giving the protein MAKQSSQKFIARNRAPRVQIEYDVELYGAEKKVQLPFVMGVMADLAGKPAEPLAPVADRKFLEVDVDNFDSRLKAMQPRVAFHVPNELTGEGNLSLDITFESMDDFSPAAVARKVDSLNQLLEARTQLANLLTYMDGKTGAEEIIMKAIKDPALLQALASAPKPAGDQ; this is encoded by the coding sequence GTGGCGAAGCAAAGTTCTCAGAAATTCATCGCGCGCAACCGTGCGCCTCGAGTGCAGATCGAGTACGACGTCGAGCTTTACGGCGCCGAGAAAAAGGTCCAGCTGCCCTTCGTGATGGGTGTGATGGCCGACCTCGCCGGCAAGCCTGCCGAGCCGTTGGCGCCGGTGGCCGACCGCAAGTTCCTTGAAGTGGACGTCGACAACTTCGACTCGCGCCTCAAGGCCATGCAGCCGCGCGTGGCGTTTCACGTACCGAACGAACTGACCGGCGAAGGCAACCTGAGCCTGGACATCACCTTCGAAAGCATGGACGACTTCAGCCCGGCCGCCGTGGCCCGCAAGGTCGACTCGCTGAACCAACTGCTCGAAGCCCGCACCCAGCTGGCCAACCTGCTGACCTACATGGACGGCAAGACCGGCGCTGAAGAAATCATCATGAAGGCGATCAAGGACCCGGCACTGCTGCAAGCACTTGCCAGCGCGCCTAAGCCTGCAGGGGACCAGTAA
- the tssC gene encoding type VI secretion system contractile sheath large subunit, which produces MTDNTAREGSQILGTQTEEASEFANLLLQEFKPKTERAREAVETAVRTLAEQALAQTDLVSNDAIKSIESIIAAIDAKLTAQVNQIIHHPDFQQLESAWRGLHYLVNNTESDEQLKIRVLNISKPDLHKTLKKFKGTAWDQSPIFKKMYEEEYGQFGGEPYGCLVGDYYFDQSPPDVELLGELSKVCAAMHSPFIAAASPTVMGMGSWQELSNPRDLTKIFTTPEYAGWRSLRESEDSRYIGLTMPRFLARLPYGAKTDPVEAFAFEENTDGADSSKYTWANAAYAMAVNINRSFKHYGWCSRIRGIESGGEVENLPAHTFPTDDGGVDMKCPTEIAISDRREAELAKNGFMPLLHKKNTDFAAFIGAQSLQKPAEYDDPDATANANLAARLPYLFATCRFAHYLKCIVRDKIGSFKEKDEMQRWLQDWILNYVDGDPAHSTETTKAQHPLAAAEVIVEEVEGNPGYYNSKFYLRPHYQLEGLTVSLRLVSKLPSAKSA; this is translated from the coding sequence ATGACTGACAATACCGCCCGCGAAGGCTCCCAGATCCTGGGCACCCAGACCGAAGAAGCCAGCGAGTTCGCCAACCTGCTGCTGCAGGAGTTCAAGCCCAAGACCGAGCGCGCCCGCGAAGCCGTGGAAACTGCCGTGCGCACCTTGGCCGAGCAGGCCCTGGCGCAAACCGACCTGGTGTCCAATGACGCGATCAAGTCGATCGAATCGATCATCGCCGCCATCGACGCCAAGCTGACCGCCCAGGTCAACCAGATCATCCACCACCCGGATTTCCAACAGTTGGAAAGCGCCTGGCGTGGCCTGCACTACCTGGTCAACAACACCGAGAGCGATGAGCAGCTCAAGATCCGTGTGCTCAACATCTCCAAGCCGGACCTGCACAAGACCCTGAAGAAATTCAAGGGCACCGCGTGGGACCAGAGCCCGATCTTCAAGAAGATGTACGAAGAAGAATACGGCCAGTTCGGCGGCGAACCGTACGGCTGCCTGGTGGGCGACTACTACTTCGACCAGTCGCCACCCGACGTGGAACTGCTGGGCGAACTGTCGAAAGTCTGCGCCGCCATGCACTCCCCGTTCATCGCTGCGGCCTCGCCGACCGTGATGGGCATGGGCTCGTGGCAAGAGCTGTCGAACCCGCGCGACCTGACCAAGATCTTCACCACCCCGGAATACGCCGGCTGGCGCTCGCTGCGTGAATCGGAAGACTCGCGCTACATCGGCCTGACCATGCCGCGCTTCCTGGCGCGCCTGCCGTACGGCGCCAAGACCGACCCGGTGGAGGCGTTCGCCTTCGAAGAAAACACCGACGGTGCCGACAGTTCCAAGTACACCTGGGCCAACGCCGCGTATGCGATGGCGGTGAACATCAACCGCTCGTTCAAGCACTACGGCTGGTGCTCGCGCATCCGTGGCATCGAGTCTGGCGGCGAAGTGGAAAACCTGCCGGCCCACACGTTCCCGACTGATGACGGTGGCGTGGACATGAAGTGCCCGACCGAAATCGCCATCAGCGACCGTCGTGAAGCGGAGCTGGCGAAGAACGGTTTCATGCCGCTGCTGCACAAGAAAAACACCGACTTCGCCGCGTTCATTGGCGCGCAGTCGTTGCAGAAACCGGCCGAATACGATGACCCGGACGCCACCGCCAACGCCAACCTGGCCGCGCGCCTGCCGTACCTGTTCGCCACCTGCCGTTTCGCTCACTACTTGAAGTGCATCGTGCGCGACAAGATCGGCTCCTTCAAAGAGAAGGACGAGATGCAGCGCTGGTTGCAGGACTGGATCCTCAACTACGTGGACGGTGACCCGGCGCACTCCACCGAAACCACCAAGGCCCAGCACCCATTGGCTGCCGCCGAAGTGATCGTGGAAGAAGTCGAAGGCAACCCGGGGTACTACAACTCCAAGTTCTACCTGCGCCCGCACTACCAGCTCGAAGGGCTGACCGTGTCGCTGCGCCTGGTATCGAAGCTGCCTTCGGCGAAAAGCGCGTAA
- a CDS encoding Hcp family type VI secretion system effector: MAVDIFIKIGDIKGESMDKAHKDEIDVLNWSWGMAQSGNMHVGGGGGAGKVNIQDLSLTKYVDKASPNLMMHCASGKHIDKVKLTVRKAGGESQVEYMVINLEEVLVTSLSTGGSGTDDRLTENVTLNFAQVMVDYQPQKADGTKDGGAIKFGWNIRSNTKR, from the coding sequence ATGGCTGTTGATATTTTCATCAAGATCGGCGACATCAAGGGCGAGTCCATGGACAAGGCCCACAAGGACGAAATCGACGTGCTGAACTGGAGCTGGGGCATGGCCCAGTCCGGCAACATGCACGTGGGCGGCGGTGGCGGCGCGGGCAAGGTGAATATCCAGGACCTGTCGCTGACCAAGTACGTCGACAAGGCTTCGCCGAACCTGATGATGCACTGCGCCAGCGGCAAGCACATCGACAAGGTCAAGCTGACCGTGCGCAAGGCCGGTGGCGAAAGCCAGGTCGAGTACATGGTGATCAACCTGGAAGAAGTGCTGGTCACCTCGCTGAGCACCGGCGGTTCGGGCACCGATGACCGCCTGACCGAGAACGTGACCCTGAACTTCGCCCAAGTGATGGTCGACTACCAGCCGCAGAAAGCCGACGGCACCAAAGACGGCGGCGCGATCAAGTTTGGCTGGAACATCCGTTCCAACACCAAGCGCTGA
- the tssE gene encoding type VI secretion system baseplate subunit TssE, which produces MITEIASRDRLQPSLLDRLTDDDPTNPKESADKRVLSLTQLKASVLRDLAWLLNTTSLLDADATLHTPAGTSVVNYGLPALAGNSVSSVDIKALEALIYQAIATFEPRILRHTLRVKARVGHGEMNHNALSFEIEGDLWAQPVPLRLLLQTDLDLESGHVRVVNADQRRRP; this is translated from the coding sequence GTGATCACTGAAATCGCTTCCCGCGACCGTCTGCAACCGTCCCTGTTGGACCGGCTGACCGATGACGATCCAACCAACCCGAAGGAAAGCGCCGACAAACGCGTGCTGTCCCTGACCCAATTGAAAGCCTCGGTGCTGCGTGACCTGGCGTGGCTGCTCAACACCACGTCGTTGCTCGATGCCGATGCCACACTGCACACTCCAGCCGGCACCTCGGTGGTCAATTACGGCCTGCCGGCGCTGGCGGGCAACAGTGTTTCCAGCGTCGATATCAAGGCCCTGGAAGCCCTGATCTACCAGGCCATCGCCACCTTTGAGCCGCGCATCCTGCGTCACACTCTGCGCGTCAAAGCCCGTGTCGGCCATGGCGAGATGAATCACAACGCCCTGAGTTTCGAGATCGAAGGCGACCTGTGGGCACAGCCGGTGCCGTTGCGCCTGTTGCTGCAAACCGACCTCGACCTGGAATCCGGCCATGTACGCGTGGTGAATGCCGACCAGCGGAGGCGCCCATGA
- the tssF gene encoding type VI secretion system baseplate subunit TssF, whose product MNPRLLELYNQELHHVRESAAEFAKEYPKIASRLTLSGMDCADPYVERLLEGFAYLTARVQLKLDAEYPTFTHNLLEIAYPHYLAPTPSMTVVQLHTDPDEGSLASGFPLPRDTVLRAALGRETQTCCEYRTAHPVTLWPLQVSNAEYFGNPAAVLGRLAASEPKAKAGLRLTLRTGAELPFNSLDLDNLPLYLSGADEQPFRLYEQLLGNACAVFARKPGGDWVERLPQDALRSRGFDDADAAMPVVARAFQGYRLLQEYFALPHRFLFVEFAELSRAVKRCDGQELELIVLFDRHEPSLEGSVGAAQFLPFCTPAINLFPKRVDRIHLSDRVNEHHVIADRTRPMDFEIHSLSGITGHGTGPEQPFLPFYAVRDPSRYGRDQAYYTVRREPRVLSSDQRRNGPRSTYVGSETFVSLVDSRQSPYRHDLRQLGVTALCTNRDLPLFMSVGNGKTDFTLADSAPVLSVRCVAGPSRPRPSHAHDAKAWRLISQLSLNYLSLSEQGEGAGALRELLRLYGDSNDAALQLQIEGLREVSSKAVTRRLPMPGPIVFGRGLEITLEFDENAFRGTGVFLLGAVLERFLARYVSINSFTETVIRTTERGEIMRWKAKPGRRPTL is encoded by the coding sequence ATGAACCCGCGCCTGCTGGAGCTGTACAACCAGGAACTGCACCACGTGCGCGAAAGCGCCGCGGAATTCGCCAAGGAATACCCGAAGATCGCCAGTCGGCTGACCCTGTCCGGCATGGACTGCGCCGACCCGTACGTCGAACGCCTGCTCGAAGGTTTTGCCTACCTCACGGCCCGCGTGCAGCTCAAGCTCGACGCCGAGTACCCGACCTTCACCCATAACCTGCTGGAAATCGCCTACCCGCACTACCTGGCACCGACGCCGTCGATGACCGTGGTGCAATTGCACACCGACCCGGACGAAGGCTCGCTGGCCAGTGGTTTCCCGCTGCCCCGCGACACCGTCCTGCGTGCCGCATTGGGCCGCGAAACCCAGACCTGCTGCGAGTACCGCACTGCACACCCGGTGACGTTGTGGCCGTTGCAGGTGAGCAACGCCGAATACTTCGGCAACCCCGCCGCTGTGTTGGGCCGTCTCGCCGCCAGCGAGCCGAAAGCCAAGGCCGGCCTGCGTCTGACCCTGCGCACGGGTGCCGAGCTGCCGTTCAACAGCCTCGACCTGGATAACCTGCCGCTGTACCTCAGTGGCGCCGACGAGCAACCGTTCCGCCTCTACGAGCAACTGCTGGGCAACGCCTGCGCGGTGTTTGCGCGCAAGCCGGGTGGCGATTGGGTCGAGCGCCTGCCGCAGGACGCGTTGCGCTCCCGTGGTTTCGATGACGCCGACGCGGCCATGCCGGTGGTGGCGCGGGCGTTCCAAGGCTATCGCCTGCTACAGGAATACTTCGCCCTGCCCCACCGCTTCCTGTTCGTCGAATTCGCCGAGCTGAGCCGTGCGGTCAAGCGTTGTGACGGCCAGGAGCTGGAACTGATTGTGCTGTTCGACCGCCACGAACCGAGCCTGGAAGGTAGCGTCGGCGCAGCGCAGTTCCTGCCGTTCTGTACCCCGGCGATCAACCTGTTTCCCAAGCGCGTGGACCGTATCCATCTGTCCGACCGCGTCAACGAACACCATGTGATCGCCGACCGCACACGGCCGATGGATTTCGAGATTCATTCCTTGAGCGGCATCACCGGCCACGGCACCGGGCCGGAGCAGCCGTTTTTGCCGTTCTACGCGGTGCGCGATCCGTCGCGTTATGGCCGTGACCAGGCGTATTACACCGTTCGCCGCGAGCCGCGTGTGCTGTCCAGCGACCAACGTCGCAACGGCCCGCGCTCCACCTATGTGGGCAGCGAAACCTTCGTCAGCCTGGTGGACAGTCGGCAGTCGCCGTACCGCCACGACCTGCGCCAGCTCGGCGTGACCGCGCTGTGCACCAACCGCGATCTGCCGTTGTTCATGAGCGTGGGCAACGGCAAGACCGACTTCACCCTGGCCGACAGCGCGCCGGTATTGTCGGTGCGCTGCGTGGCAGGCCCGAGCCGCCCGCGCCCCAGCCACGCGCATGACGCCAAGGCCTGGCGCCTGATCAGCCAGCTCTCGCTCAACTATTTGTCCCTGAGCGAACAGGGCGAGGGCGCCGGCGCCTTGCGCGAACTGCTGCGCCTGTACGGCGACAGCAACGACGCCGCGCTGCAATTGCAGATCGAAGGCCTGCGCGAGGTCAGCAGCAAAGCCGTGACCCGACGCCTGCCGATGCCCGGCCCGATCGTGTTCGGCCGGGGCCTGGAGATCACCCTGGAATTCGATGAAAACGCGTTTCGCGGCACCGGTGTGTTCCTGCTCGGTGCGGTGTTGGAACGCTTCCTGGCACGCTACGTGTCGATCAACAGTTTTACCGAGACGGTGATCCGTACCACCGAACGCGGCGAGATCATGCGATGGAAAGCCAAGCCCGGACGTCGTCCGACCCTGTGA
- the tssG gene encoding type VI secretion system baseplate subunit TssG yields MESQARTSSDPVSTLDAMHQEPWEYDFFQALRRIECESPELPRLGHSLRLADDPLRLGQQADCTFAPATLASVDPGGDGKPARLEQFFFGLGGPNGPLPLHITEYVRERQRNNADSTSKQFLDVFHHRLLSLFYRAWAEARPTVSHDRPDDDYWSARLAALSGRGMPSLLNQGLIPDTAKLHYSGHLSAQTRYPDGLKAILSEYFGLPVEIEEYVGQWLELPERSRVSVSANRLGVDFCLGSFVWDRQHKFRIRLGPLTLDDYMGMLPGHQPFNELVAWVAEYLGHELDWDLNLVLQQPEVPALQLNGQFRLGFNTWLGKPEHDANDLILARHYADHATTSRNPEHG; encoded by the coding sequence ATGGAAAGCCAAGCCCGGACGTCGTCCGACCCTGTGAGTACCCTGGATGCGATGCACCAGGAGCCCTGGGAATACGATTTCTTCCAGGCGCTGCGGCGTATCGAGTGCGAATCGCCGGAGCTGCCGCGCCTGGGCCATTCCCTGCGCCTGGCGGATGACCCGCTGCGCCTGGGGCAACAGGCCGATTGCACCTTCGCCCCGGCCACGCTGGCCTCGGTCGACCCCGGCGGCGACGGCAAGCCGGCGCGCCTGGAGCAGTTCTTCTTCGGTCTTGGCGGCCCCAACGGCCCGCTGCCACTGCACATCACCGAGTACGTGCGCGAGCGTCAGCGCAACAACGCCGACAGCACCAGCAAGCAGTTCCTGGATGTGTTCCACCATCGCCTGCTCAGCCTGTTTTACCGGGCCTGGGCCGAGGCGCGGCCGACCGTCAGCCACGACCGCCCGGACGATGACTACTGGTCGGCACGCCTCGCCGCGCTGAGCGGCCGGGGCATGCCGAGCCTGCTGAATCAGGGGCTGATCCCGGATACCGCCAAGCTGCACTACAGCGGCCACCTGTCGGCGCAAACCCGCTACCCGGACGGCCTGAAGGCGATTCTCAGCGAGTATTTCGGCCTGCCGGTAGAGATCGAAGAGTACGTAGGCCAATGGTTGGAACTGCCCGAACGCAGCCGCGTGAGTGTGAGCGCCAACCGCCTGGGCGTGGACTTTTGCCTGGGCAGCTTCGTGTGGGACCGCCAGCACAAATTCCGTATCCGCCTGGGCCCGCTCACGCTGGATGACTACATGGGCATGCTGCCCGGCCACCAGCCATTCAACGAACTGGTGGCGTGGGTGGCCGAGTACCTGGGCCATGAACTGGACTGGGACCTGAACCTGGTTTTGCAACAACCCGAAGTCCCGGCGCTGCAACTCAACGGCCAGTTCCGCCTGGGCTTCAACACCTGGCTCGGTAAACCCGAGCATGACGCCAACGACCTAATCCTGGCCCGGCACTACGCCGACCACGCCACCACCTCAAGGAATCCAGAGCATGGGTGA